A portion of the Paenibacillus marchantiae genome contains these proteins:
- the ylqF gene encoding ribosome biogenesis GTPase YlqF — MTIQWFPGHMTRARRQIQDKLKLIDVVIELLDARLPVSSRNPMIDEILQGKPRMILLNKSDLADAKVTQEWIEYFKKEGITAFPVDASTGTNVKDIPTQAKLLLKEKIDRQIAKGINPRAVRGLIVGIPNVGKSTLINRLAGRNIAATGDRPGVTKGQQWIKVGKEMELLDTPGILWPKFEDQNVGYRLAVTGAIKEEILNAEDIAFFGISYLMRYYWDSLEERYGLQEFSKDADDSDSVVAIMEQVGRIRGCVVSGGRIDLEKASRAFLRELRAGKMGRFSMEAPY; from the coding sequence GTGACGATTCAATGGTTTCCAGGTCATATGACCCGAGCCAGACGCCAGATTCAGGATAAGTTAAAGCTGATTGACGTGGTCATCGAACTGCTGGATGCCCGTCTGCCTGTCTCCAGCCGCAACCCGATGATTGACGAGATTTTACAGGGCAAACCCCGGATGATTTTGTTGAATAAGTCCGACTTGGCGGATGCGAAAGTGACGCAAGAATGGATTGAATATTTCAAAAAAGAGGGAATCACTGCTTTCCCTGTAGATGCTTCAACAGGTACCAACGTGAAAGACATCCCAACGCAAGCGAAGCTTCTCCTTAAAGAAAAAATTGATCGTCAAATAGCTAAAGGGATTAACCCGAGAGCGGTTCGTGGACTGATTGTTGGTATTCCAAACGTGGGTAAATCCACGCTAATTAACCGACTAGCTGGACGGAACATTGCGGCAACGGGAGATCGTCCTGGTGTGACGAAGGGACAACAGTGGATCAAAGTTGGTAAAGAAATGGAACTGCTGGATACCCCAGGTATTCTTTGGCCGAAATTTGAAGATCAAAACGTGGGTTATCGTCTTGCGGTAACAGGTGCAATTAAGGAAGAGATTCTGAATGCAGAAGACATCGCCTTTTTTGGCATCAGTTATCTAATGCGTTATTACTGGGATTCTCTTGAAGAACGCTATGGTCTTCAGGAGTTCTCCAAGGATGCGGATGATTCGGACAGCGTTGTTGCGATTATGGAACAGGTTGGTCGTATACGTGGTTGTGTGGTAAGTGGTGGGCGTATCGATTTGGAAAAGGCATCGCGAGCATTTCTGCGTGAATTGCGTGCGGGCAAAATGGGACGTTTCTCTATGGAAGCTCCTTATTAA